DNA sequence from the Novosphingobium sp. KACC 22771 genome:
GACGCGCCTGTTTGAACGTTTCGCGCAGGCCGAAGTGGGCACCTCGCGCAATTATGGCGGTACGGGGCTGGGCCTTTCCATTGTGCGCCAATTGGTCGAACTGATGGGCGGCCGCATCGAATTGTGCAGCACGCCAGGGGTTGGCTCGACCTTTACCGCGCAAATTCCGCTTGTCCTCTCGGATGAGGCGGTGGTCAGCCTGTCGGACTTGCGCTGCGCCGTGGCGTTGATTTCCTCCTCGTCCTTTGTGCGGCAAATCGTGACCCGCGCCTTGGGCGACGCGTGTATCGATGTCGCCTCCTTCAGCAGCGTCAATGAAACGCTCAAAATGTTCCGCGACAAAAAGATGGAGCCCTTTGCCGGTATCATCATCGACGAGGCGCAGGATATTCATGCCGCCTGGGACGGATGGCAGAGGCTGCGGGCCGCCAATGTCATGCTGGGACGCGGCTGGTCGATGCTGTTGGCCGACAAGGACAGCCATCCGCGCTATGCCCAATTCGACCGGGCGCTGACCAAGCCTTTCGTTTCGACCGATCTGGTGCGCCAGATCACAGTGTTGATCCAGCAGTCCAATTCCGAACTGGAGGCCGCGCCTGCCGCCGAACGTCTGCCGGTTGACAGCGCCCTGAACAACGAGTTGCCTCTCCGGTTTGATGGCCGCACCTGTCTGGTGGTGGATGACAATGCGATCAACCGGATCGTCATCAGCGAGTTGCTCAGTCCTTTCGGTTTTCAGATCGATACGGCGAGCGACGGGCGCAAAGCCATCACGGCAGCGCAGAGCAAGGCCTATGACATCATCTTCATGGACTGTCGCATGCCCCATATGGACGGCTATGACGCCACACGCCAATTGCGCGCCATGATGGTTGCGGGAACCATGCCGCGCATGCCCATCGTTGCGTTGACCGCCAATGCGATGAAGGGCGACCGCGAGGCATGTCTTGAATGCGGCATGGATGCTTTCCTGTCCAAGCCGGTGTGTTTGCCTGAATTGATCGATGTTCTGGTTTCGCTCGTCACGCGCAGTGACGCCCCCGCCGATGGCGATGTCGATTGGTTTGAGGCCAAGGCCGCCGGGGAGGCCGTCAATCCGGCAAGGCCCCAGACCGTGGCAGAGCAGATGGCCCGGATCGAAGCGGAATTCCTGGGTTCGGTCCCGGGGGCTCCGGCCTATCAGGAGCCAGTGCGCGTTCGGGCGCCGCAGCCGGCCGAGGCCGTGACCAATCTGGCCGTATCCGCATTTTCCGGCGAGGCGCGCATGGTTGCCAACGGCGGGTGGACCATGGCCGCGCCGGTCATCACCGCCAAGCGGGCGCGCCCGACCATCGTGACCACCGTCCCGGTTCCCCTGCCGCCGGAGAGTTTGGCGCAGGAACCGACCGAGCCGGTCCTTACGCCCCCGTTGTTTTCGGTGGCGCCCGTGTCGGTGAAACCCGTTTCGGCGGCGCCGGTTGCGGCGCCCGGCGCTGGGGTCGCTCCTTTCCCGGCGGCCGATGCCCCGGCGGCCAGGGTTCAGGCACCGGCCCCGGTTGATAGCGGCCCGATATTGGATCTTTCGATCTATCATAACCTGCGCGAGACCATGTCGTCCTTTGCGATGCTGGTGAAATTGTATCGCACGGATACCAGAGACTATCTCAACGACATTGCCGATGCGATGGCGCTGGGCGATCTGGAGGGCGCGGTTTTGCCCGCCCATACGATCAAAAGTTCAAGCAGGATTATCGGTGCCATGGCCATGGCCGATCTGGCCGGACAAATGGAGACGCTCTTGCGCAGCGGCAATCCGGACATCGGGGCGGCGTTGCGCGAATTTCCCGATCGGCTGAACCAGTTGTTCGATCAGACCTTGCAAGAGATCGACAGGAACTGATCGGCCTTGCCCCACGACCACCCCCGATATTGTTTCACCGCTTGATGAGTCTGGTCCCGATCCATGAAACCCACGTCTGCCCTATGCTGTCTTGCCTTCCTGCTGGCGCTGCCTTTGGCGGGCGAGGCGACCGCGCGCGGTCGGGACGGCGCGCCTGAAGCAGGTGTGCTTGAAGCAGGTGTGCTTGAAGCAGGCGTGCGGGAAGGGGCCGGGCTGGACGCGCTGGGCCAGAGTTTTGATTGCCCCGCGTTACGGAAACTGGTGGCGCAGGCTTTGCTGGCGAACAAGGATCTGCAATTGGCCGTGGCGCGGCTGGATGCGGCAAAAGCCCAACAGAAAGCCGCCCGGGCGCCCCTGCTGCCAAGCTTTTCCCTCAGCGCCAATGCCTCAAGGGTAAACGCGCTCACAAGCACAACAGGCAGTTTGCTGGTCAATGATTATGCACAGGCGGCCTTGTCCTATGAACCCGACATTTTCGGCGCCATCCGCAAGGCAGGGCGGGCGGCAGGCGCACGCACGGCCTCCTCGGCCTATCAGGTCAAGGCGGTGCAACTGGCGGTGGCCACCCAGGCCATGCAATATTACGTCATCGTCGCGGCCTATGATGCGCAACTGGCCGCGCTGAAGGACCAGTTTGGCAACATACAAAGATTGCAGGCCATCGTGGATCACCGCGCGGCCGAAAATGAGGTCAGCGCGGTCGAGATCGGCCTTGTGCAACAGCAATGGGCAAGCATTCAGGCCGAGATTTCCGCCGTGCAAAGCGCGCGTCAGGGCGAAGTTGCCGCCTTGGCCGTGCTGGTGGGCGAGGATGCGGCCCGTTTCAATCTGCCGTTTGATCCCGATGCGCTGCGCGGGATCAACGGGCGCCGCATCGCGCTGGAGCAGCCCTTCGAACTGATCGATCAAAGGCCGGATCTGCTGGCCGCGCAACAGGATCTGGCGGCGGCCAAGCTGAATGTGGCGGCGGTCAATGCCGGGCAATTGCCGCGTTTGCGCCTGACTCCATCGGGCATATTGGGTTTGGCCAGCAATCCGATCAGCGTCTTTGCCAGTTTTGGCGCTCTGCTGTCGGCCAACCTGTTCGAGGGCGGGGCGATCACCGCGCGAAAGCAGGAGGCACAGGCTTTGGCCAGACAGGCGCTGCTGGCCTATGACAAGCAGCGCCTGGTGGCCGGGCAGGAGGTCGTCAGCAGTCTGGCCGCAGTCAAATCCGCGCAAGAGCGCGAGACCTATTGGACGAGCGCCTTGCTGGCGCTGGAAAAAGGCACCAGGGCGGCGCAGTCCGCCTATCTGGATGGCGACTATCCCTTCAATCTGGTGATTGATTCGCGCCGTAATGAAAGCGCGGGCCAATTGGCGCGCATCGGCGCCACCCGCGACCGATGGCTCGCGCAAATCAGCACTATCCGCGCCCTTGGCGGCGGCGCGCAATGGCAATGACCAAAAGGCATTGACCCCGCGCCGCCGTCAAGCCTTGTCAGGGATGGATGGGCTGTTCGGCCTCGTTCATGACCATGGCTCGCAACGCATCAACACACGTGCCGTCAACCGCCTTGCCCACTTCGCTTTCGATGATCGACAAGGCCTTTTCCACCGGCATCGCGGCGCGATAGGGGCGATCGGCGGTCAGCGCGTCATAAAAATCGCAAACCGTGATGATGCGGGCCTCCGGCGCAATCAGCATTTGGCCCAGACCAAGAGGATAGCCTTTGCCATCCAGCCTTTCGTGGTGGGCCGCCGCCACCGATGCCATGTCGCGCAAGGGGCCGATGCGAGAGAGGATTTCCATCGTGTGCATCGCATGGCTGCGCATTTCGATCCATTCCACGTCGTCCAGCTTGCCCGGCTTTTCCAGAACGCGGCTGGAGACGGCCAGTTTGCCCACGTCGTGCAGGATGGCCGCGCGGCGCAAATGGCGGACATCCTGCGGTGACATCCCCATCGCCTCGCCCAGACCATGGGCATAATAGCCGACCCGGCCCGAATGGCCGCCGGTATACGGGCTCTTGGCATCGATGACGGCGCCAAAGGCTTCGGCAATGTCGTCCAGATAGTCCTCATCGACCGTGATGCGCGTATCTTCGGGCTCGAACGCGCCGATGCGGGCCTCCAGCGTCGGGGCATTGACGTCACGCCAAAAGGCGGGATCGGTCGCGATCCGCAGAAACGCATCGACCAGTTCGGGGTCAAACCATGTGCCCCGTCTGGCCGCCACTTCGGCCAGGGCAGCCTCCGGCCCGCCCGCCTTTTGAAACACATCGGCGACCTGCGCCAACAGCGCGAGGCGGGCGGCCAGCGGGATCGCATCGCCGCGCACGCCCTGCGGCTTTCCGCCCCCGTCCCAATGTTCGTCAAGCGCCGCAATGGCGCCTGCCACCGCCTCGGGAAACCGCAGGCGGCGGGCGATATCGGCCCCGCGGGTGCATCGGGTCAGGATCAGGTCATGGGCGATATTGGTCCCGTCCTTCAGGATGGTGGCAATCGCGCGGGCGCGGGCAGCAAAGGAATGGCCCGGACCGGTGCGGCTGAACACAAAGCGCAGCGTGGGCCCCAAACCTTCCTGAACCAGCTTGTAATCATGCTTGAACGAGCGGTCATCGGCCAGATAGATCTCGGCGATGCGGGCGGCATTGCTGGAGCAGCCAAGGTCTTTGAGCAGCGTGGCATAATAGACGTTGCGCCGTTCGGTTGCGCAAAGGCCCAGCGTTTGGGCAATGCGGCTGGCAATCCAGCAACTGCGCAGGGAATGGCCCTCAGGCTGCCCTTCGGTCAGGTCAAGCGCATAGGAGAACGCCCCCAGGATCTCGCTGAGCGAGGTGGAGTCGGAGGCGGCAATATCGAAGTCGGAGGGGAGGGCGTGACGCATCGGGGGAGATGTCCATAATAATTATTGCGTCTGTTTGCCGCATTTCCGTTAATTCTCGGTGTCCTTCATTGTGGCGATAACGGCATGAATGCGTTGAGTAAGTTTAGAGAAAATTCACGCAGATCAGATGAATGGGTGGCGTATGATTAATGCGTTTTAAGCGTTATTCAGGATTTTTGCGAAAAGGATTGCGGATTTGGTAAAGGGCGCAAGTTTGTCGAACAACAACTTGGACGATTATTGATGAAATTAAGATGCGATAAGAGCTCGGGCCGATTGGTACTGTCTCACCACTCTTGTAAGGGTTATTGTGCAAGTCATTGCGTAAAGGCTGAATTATAAAAACTTGACTGGCCGAGGCCTCTCGCCGCCCTTGGCCGTCCGACATTCCCTGTCGGTCAGCATTCGATACACCCAATGCGCTTTGACGATACCCCCAGAATGCCCCCAAATTAGCCGGGAACAGCTGGGAATCGCTGAGAACGCCTCATACGTCAAATGACTGTAAGAAAGCCTTTTGGGAATGGTTGGGAATGCTTGCTGGCTGGGGTGGGAGGATTCGAACCTCCGCATGGCGGTACCAAAATTAGATACCCGCCCGGAGGCCCCGTTTCAGCCCAGTCGAGAACCGCAGAAATCTGCGGATTTCGGCACTTTATGCCAGTGTGGAATCCGTGCCAAGAAAAATCGTGGCAGAAATCATGGCAGAACCGGTTGGTTTGGGGCGACACCTGTCCAGATGCTGTTTCGAGCAGGCGCGTTCGACTGTCAATGCGAGCCACGGGGTTGATCCTGCTTCTGCCGCCGGTTCCAGACGCAGACGTGGTGACCAGACCAGCAAAATTGTCGGCGATGCGCAGGTGCGCACTTTGCTGGCTTGCAAGCGAGGCGAACCTTGGTTCTGTTTCACGGGCGGCTCGCTCATGTGAGTCCTACACCGGCATCACCTTGGCACATCGCGATGCCGGTGGGAGCCGTCATTGTTGGTGATCATTTGGGCGGTGCCTGCGGTTGCATTAGCAGTGCCCTTGTCCAATTCGGTCTGATACACTGTTCTGGAGAGCGCCGATGAACGCCTTTGCTCGCCCCTGGCTTGCACGTTACAGTCTGGCCCGCAGAGCCTTGCAAGCCCGCATGGCGGCGTTGCTTGGTGCAGTATTGCTGGGTCTGGTCGCCATTGTCTTTGCCAAGGTGGGCGATTGGAGCCAGCACAGTTTTGCTCATGCCTTTTCAGCACATCCGTTGCTGACTGCGGCATCGACACCGTTTGCGTTTGCCTTGGTGGTTGCCATGACAAGGCGCTGGTTTCCCGAAGCGCGCGGATCGGGCATTCCGCAAGTGATGGCGGTCGTCCATCATCCTTCGAGCGGCGTAAAGAGCCCGCTTATCTCGCTGCTCACGGCCGTGGCAAAATTGGGCTGCACTTTGCTGATGTTGCTGGGCGGCGGCGCTGTTGGGCGCGAAGGGCCGTCAGTTCAAGTCAGCGCGGCGCTCATGGTGGCGGTGCATCGGTGGTTGCGCGTTCCGATCAATGCGGGCGTCATTATTGCAGGCGGAGCAGCCGGCGTTGCCGCGGCATTTAACACCCCCCTTGCAGGAGTGGCCTTCGCTATCGAGGAATTGGCTGCGGCCTTTGAGCAAAAAGTGGCTGTTATGGTCATGGCCGCTGTGATGATTTCGGGTCTGGGCAGTCTGGGCATTGCAGGCGATTACGTTTACTTCGGCATGATGACGCGGCATCTCGCGATACGCGACATTGCCATTCTGGCCCCGGTGATGGGTGTGTTGGGTGGACTTACGGGGGGAGCCTTCTCGCGTGCTCTTGGTGCAATGGCTACCGCGACAAGCGGTCCGATGGTTTTTGTCCGAAGACATCCGGTGAAGTTTGCGTTTGCTTGTGGAATGGTGGTTGCCACGTTGGGCCTTGTCAGCGGCGGGATCACCTGGGGCACAGGATATGAAACGACGCGCGATCTTTTGAGTGGCGGAAAGGCGTCTTTGTTGTTTGGCCCGGCGCGCTTTGTCTCCACACTGGCCACCGCGTTGAGCGGGGCGCCGGGCGGAATATTTGCGCCCTCCCTTTCCGTGGGGGCCGGGCTTGGCCAGCTTGTATCACACTTTTTTGCCGATGAGCCATCGGGCGCGATTGTGCTACTTGGGGTCGCAGCCTACTTTACAAGCGTGGTTCGCGCACCGTTGACAGCGGTCATCATTGTTATGGAAATGACAGCCGACCGAGCGATGATCTTACCTCTGTTCATCGCCGCGCTGATCGCGGATTGGGTTAGCAGCAAGGTCTGTGCGGCCAAACTCTATCACACATTGGCTCAGGGCTTCCGCACGGCAGACATCCAGGCCTCAACAGAGTGATCCGATGATCGGGGATAATCAGTTCTGCGCTGCGGCATTAAGCATCAATTGTGCCTCGCGCTTTATGATCATTGCAACTTGGGCATAATGGTGTCCGTAAACCGAATTGGCGCGCCAGATGGCGGCCACGGAACGCCGGCTCTGCCAATCCTCGATAGCCAGCGGCACGATGATATTTTTGCCGCCCACCTCTGATCGCAGATAAAGGTCCGGCAGGATTGCAAGTCCCAGACCTGAGGCGCACATCTGGCTGAGGCTATCCAGGCTGGTGCCTTCATAATTTCCCAGCAGGTTCAGGCCCAGATCGCTGCAAATGTCCCGCGTCTGTTGGTGAAACGGATAACGCGGATCGATGCCCAACGTATCGGCTCCGCCAATATCGGACCGCTTCAAGCCGGAACGGGTGGCGAAGGGATGTTCGGGCGGCGCCACGAGATGAAGGTCTTCATCAAACAAATGTTCGACATGCAGGTCGCTGCCGGTCGATGTGACAGGGGTCAGGAGCATATCGAGGGCCCCGCTGCGCAGATCGAACATCTGTTCCTGGGGAATGCCCTCGCGAATATAGAGATGCAGGCTTGGCATTTCCTGTTTCAGCACGCCGACAATTCCGGGCAACAGGTAAGGCCCCAGAGTTGGCGAAACACCAAGACTGATCGTTCCCACCAATTCGCTCGTGCTGCGTTTGGCGCAGGCCTCAAGCTCGTTGAGATCAAGCAGGAGCTTGCGCGCCCGCGCTACAATTTCGTGGCCTATGGGCGTCAGGCAGACAGGATTTACATTGCGCTCGATCAGTCGAACCTCAAGCTGCTCCTCCAGTTTCTGCAACTGCAGGCTTAAGGTCGGCTGGGAAACATGCAGACTGCTGGCCGCCTTACGGAAATTTTGTCGATCGGCGACTGCGACCAGATATTGCAATTGGCGAAAACTTGTCATGTCGATTTGATAGGTTAAATCTATCGCATGGTCCATATTCTTTCAATTGGACCTATCGCATGGGCTGATGCACTTTCATAAACGAAATGCCCTTTGTGGCGGAGTTGAGGCTGCTGGAAGGAAGTGAGGGAGAGGCAATGGCACTTTTCCAACTGACCAAACAACAATCACCAGGCGCACCCATAGAGACAATTCAATTTGACGCTGCCGATGAGGAAACTGCGCTGATCATCGCCAGGCGATATGTTTCCTCTGTACCCGCATATTTATGGTCCGAAGGCAGGCGTATTTGCCGCCTTTTAGGCAATAGCTCTTCAGGTTCGCAGATTGTCAAAAGGGTTACACGCGAAGTCATTGCCAAGACGAGGGCGTGACAGGCGATGAGCTTGCCCAAAATCCTCGTGGTCGAAGACGATGCGCTTCTTTGCTTTGCCATGGAAATTGCCCTTGAACATCACGGTTTCGAGGTGATCGCTGCAAGTTGCGCAAGCAAGGCCATGAATTTGCTCTGCGATTCAACAACCCGCTATGACGCGCTGATAACGGACATCCGGCTCGGCGACGGAGATGATGGCTGGTCTTTGGCGCATCAGGTGCGTGAACTCGTTCCAGAAATTGCCGTTGTCTATGTGACCGGAGAAGGTGCGCCAGATTGGCCCCGCCTTGGCGTCAGTGAGAGCGTGGCTCTCCAAAAGCCCGTCCATGAGGCCCAGCTTGTCGATTGCATTTCCGGTCTGTTGAGCCGCCGCCGAAAACTGAATTGAATATCATCACATTGATTTTATTTAACAAGGAGACTTGACGTGAAACTTATTCGTGGCCTTTTGGTCGCCTCGGCAGCCTTGACTCTTGTTCCAGTCGCCATGGCGCAACAGGCCAAAACCGCCTCCCCCACGCACACCTTAATCGTGGGGGCTATGACTTATGATCTGCAAGGCGGCGAGGTCGGCAAGATTGACAGCATGTCGGGTGAAACCATCGTCATCGACACCGGGATGCACAAGGCTGCGCTTCCTAAAACTGCGTTCGGTTCCGGCCCAAAGGGGCCGACCGTTTCCATGACGAAGGTGCAGATTGACGACCAAGTGGCGGCCGCAAGCCAAAAGGCAGCAGCCGCGTTGGAGGCGGCCATGACGTCTGGCGCAGAGGTCAAGGGCAAGGCCGGAACGGTCATCGGAACTATCAAAGAAGTCAAAGGTGATCAGGTGCTTATAGAGCGAGCCTCAGGCCCTGTCTCATTGACCAAAAAGGCGTTCGGTCTTGGGGCGAACGGCCTGTTCATTTCATTGACTGCAACTGAACTCGATGCGGCCGCCAAGAAGGCAACCGCGTCGACCTGATATCAGCGACACCCGATTTAAAGGCGACCCAAGAACCCGCCGCGCAAGCTTTTGCCCGATACCAGTCTGTTGCAACTCACGCTGTCATTCGAGAATGAGGCTGACCAATGGGCTGGTATTACCGAACGGGAGCAATGCCAATAAGGGGCTGAGAGCACGAATGCGGCGGCTTGTGGTGATGCTCGTTTCGCGCTAACGGGCCTTATTCGCATGGACCCGGTGAAATTCCGGGTGGCTATTCCGGCCGCCAATCCGCCGGACAACGCATTTCGCAAACACGCCATATTCCGTGCCGCGCCATGGGCGCCTTGCGATCTTCGTGGAAATCCCTCTTGATGATGTCTCAAAGCCTTGTTCGCTATCGCACCGAATGGTTCGAAAGTTTCTCTGATGCGCGCCGTGACATTCTGGCGGGTATGGTAGGCACCTTTGCCCTGATCCCCGAGGTGATCGCCTTTTCCTTTGTCGCGGGGGTCGATCCTCAGGTCGGGCTGTTTGCGTCCTTCGTGATCGGCATCGTTATTGCGTTGGCCGGCGGCCGACCGGCGATGATCTCGGGCGCGGCGGGTTCGGTGGCGCTGGTGGTGGGGGCGCTGGTCCATGCGCATGGCCTGCAATATCTGCTGGCGGCCACGGTGCTGGGCGGATTGCTTCAGATCGTGTTTGGCTTGCTCAAACTTGATGTGCTGCTGCGTTTTGTCTCGCGTTCCGTGCGTACCGGCTTTGTCAACGCGCTGGCGATCCTGATCTTTTCGGCGCAGGTGCACCAGATGCTGGGGGTGACATGGCATACTTACGCCTTGATCGCGCTGGGGCTGGCCATCATCTACCTTGCCCCCCGCGTGATCGCATGGGTGCCATCCCCGCTGATCTGCATCCTCGTGCTGACTGGGGTGAGCATGGTGCTTCCCATGCCCATTCATACTGTTGCTGATCTTGGCCAATTGCCCGCTTCACTGCCCGTCTTTTCGCTGCCACGGGTGCCGCTGGACTGGGTGACACTGCGGACTATCGCGCCCTATTCGCTGGCTATTGCAGCGGTAGGGCTGCTCGAATCGCAGATGACCGCCGCCGTGGTCGACGATCTGACCGAAACCACCAGCAACAAGTCGCGCGAAAGCACCGGGCTTGGCCTTGCCAATGTCGCAGCAGGGCTGTTTGGCGGGATCGCCGGTTGCGGAATGATCGGGCAGACGGTGGGCAATGTGCGCT
Encoded proteins:
- a CDS encoding hybrid sensor histidine kinase/response regulator, whose amino-acid sequence is MKHLGRKATQADALLGAPSFLQRNVQGLALALSALAMVAVTGVSFTAVTQLLDQQYVAETKAATTSTKFEIYKALIRLKDAANFINSGAGSMVAVKARQSTNKSDLIRAIGYVEPDTGRAVDLLGGRDVTTPAGQKAAHDLLAKIEAARGRMVVLNAANYQPLLGRIDHDMLLMVQAQPMANASEKMIFATFDFADLCRQMLQPGQFAYVHELTASSSDVHFKCGTHEHGSAPGDWIAQTDQRHKVTITKELDFELVSHELHPMVDQLVMIVLAIAFCILLVALAAVVSNRWQRQSRHLLMQAVDVANSSASAKDEFLANMSHEIRTPMNGVLGMSQLLARTKLDETQRRYVEQIDASGTALMAILNDVLDLSKIDQGKLAIDPIKTNVHQLVQAILLLYTGNAAEKNVTLLLDISSKVPSWIMVDPTRMRQIIGNLVSNAVKFTKDGEVLVRIDVVEAAGANPQLSIAVSDTGIGISEEQQTRLFERFAQAEVGTSRNYGGTGLGLSIVRQLVELMGGRIELCSTPGVGSTFTAQIPLVLSDEAVVSLSDLRCAVALISSSSFVRQIVTRALGDACIDVASFSSVNETLKMFRDKKMEPFAGIIIDEAQDIHAAWDGWQRLRAANVMLGRGWSMLLADKDSHPRYAQFDRALTKPFVSTDLVRQITVLIQQSNSELEAAPAAERLPVDSALNNELPLRFDGRTCLVVDDNAINRIVISELLSPFGFQIDTASDGRKAITAAQSKAYDIIFMDCRMPHMDGYDATRQLRAMMVAGTMPRMPIVALTANAMKGDREACLECGMDAFLSKPVCLPELIDVLVSLVTRSDAPADGDVDWFEAKAAGEAVNPARPQTVAEQMARIEAEFLGSVPGAPAYQEPVRVRAPQPAEAVTNLAVSAFSGEARMVANGGWTMAAPVITAKRARPTIVTTVPVPLPPESLAQEPTEPVLTPPLFSVAPVSVKPVSAAPVAAPGAGVAPFPAADAPAARVQAPAPVDSGPILDLSIYHNLRETMSSFAMLVKLYRTDTRDYLNDIADAMALGDLEGAVLPAHTIKSSSRIIGAMAMADLAGQMETLLRSGNPDIGAALREFPDRLNQLFDQTLQEIDRN
- a CDS encoding TolC family protein, producing MKPTSALCCLAFLLALPLAGEATARGRDGAPEAGVLEAGVLEAGVREGAGLDALGQSFDCPALRKLVAQALLANKDLQLAVARLDAAKAQQKAARAPLLPSFSLSANASRVNALTSTTGSLLVNDYAQAALSYEPDIFGAIRKAGRAAGARTASSAYQVKAVQLAVATQAMQYYVIVAAYDAQLAALKDQFGNIQRLQAIVDHRAAENEVSAVEIGLVQQQWASIQAEISAVQSARQGEVAALAVLVGEDAARFNLPFDPDALRGINGRRIALEQPFELIDQRPDLLAAQQDLAAAKLNVAAVNAGQLPRLRLTPSGILGLASNPISVFASFGALLSANLFEGGAITARKQEAQALARQALLAYDKQRLVAGQEVVSSLAAVKSAQERETYWTSALLALEKGTRAAQSAYLDGDYPFNLVIDSRRNESAGQLARIGATRDRWLAQISTIRALGGGAQWQ
- a CDS encoding HD-GYP domain-containing protein produces the protein MRHALPSDFDIAASDSTSLSEILGAFSYALDLTEGQPEGHSLRSCWIASRIAQTLGLCATERRNVYYATLLKDLGCSSNAARIAEIYLADDRSFKHDYKLVQEGLGPTLRFVFSRTGPGHSFAARARAIATILKDGTNIAHDLILTRCTRGADIARRLRFPEAVAGAIAALDEHWDGGGKPQGVRGDAIPLAARLALLAQVADVFQKAGGPEAALAEVAARRGTWFDPELVDAFLRIATDPAFWRDVNAPTLEARIGAFEPEDTRITVDEDYLDDIAEAFGAVIDAKSPYTGGHSGRVGYYAHGLGEAMGMSPQDVRHLRRAAILHDVGKLAVSSRVLEKPGKLDDVEWIEMRSHAMHTMEILSRIGPLRDMASVAAAHHERLDGKGYPLGLGQMLIAPEARIITVCDFYDALTADRPYRAAMPVEKALSIIESEVGKAVDGTCVDALRAMVMNEAEQPIHP
- a CDS encoding chloride channel protein, with translation MNAFARPWLARYSLARRALQARMAALLGAVLLGLVAIVFAKVGDWSQHSFAHAFSAHPLLTAASTPFAFALVVAMTRRWFPEARGSGIPQVMAVVHHPSSGVKSPLISLLTAVAKLGCTLLMLLGGGAVGREGPSVQVSAALMVAVHRWLRVPINAGVIIAGGAAGVAAAFNTPLAGVAFAIEELAAAFEQKVAVMVMAAVMISGLGSLGIAGDYVYFGMMTRHLAIRDIAILAPVMGVLGGLTGGAFSRALGAMATATSGPMVFVRRHPVKFAFACGMVVATLGLVSGGITWGTGYETTRDLLSGGKASLLFGPARFVSTLATALSGAPGGIFAPSLSVGAGLGQLVSHFFADEPSGAIVLLGVAAYFTSVVRAPLTAVIIVMEMTADRAMILPLFIAALIADWVSSKVCAAKLYHTLAQGFRTADIQASTE
- a CDS encoding hydrogen peroxide-inducible genes activator, whose protein sequence is MDHAIDLTYQIDMTSFRQLQYLVAVADRQNFRKAASSLHVSQPTLSLQLQKLEEQLEVRLIERNVNPVCLTPIGHEIVARARKLLLDLNELEACAKRSTSELVGTISLGVSPTLGPYLLPGIVGVLKQEMPSLHLYIREGIPQEQMFDLRSGALDMLLTPVTSTGSDLHVEHLFDEDLHLVAPPEHPFATRSGLKRSDIGGADTLGIDPRYPFHQQTRDICSDLGLNLLGNYEGTSLDSLSQMCASGLGLAILPDLYLRSEVGGKNIIVPLAIEDWQSRRSVAAIWRANSVYGHHYAQVAMIIKREAQLMLNAAAQN
- a CDS encoding response regulator; this encodes MSLPKILVVEDDALLCFAMEIALEHHGFEVIAASCASKAMNLLCDSTTRYDALITDIRLGDGDDGWSLAHQVRELVPEIAVVYVTGEGAPDWPRLGVSESVALQKPVHEAQLVDCISGLLSRRRKLN